From Canis lupus baileyi chromosome 16, mCanLup2.hap1, whole genome shotgun sequence, a single genomic window includes:
- the C16H17orf50 gene encoding uncharacterized protein C17orf50 homolog, translated as MDKHGVKTPLWKKEPAEPPATEAAAAADEGSEEEEEEEEEEEEQTAAPGRREQSAAEGEARGREAEGGEGRERGSVSYCPLRQESSSQQVALLRRADSGFWGWLGPLALLGGLGAPADRKRSLPEPPCVLETRRRRPRAGGCARCEILFCKKCRNLHSHPAYVAHCILEHRDLREARAPGGAGGAGGAGAGGGP; from the exons ATGGATAAGCATG GAGTGAAGACCCCCTTGTGGAAGAAGGAGCCGGCGGAGCCCCCGGCCACCGAAGCGGCGGCGGCCGCAGACGAGGGCtcggaggaagaggaggaggaggaggaggaggaggaagagcagacgGCGGCGCCGGGGCGGCGGGAGCAGAGCGCGGCGGAGGGCGAGGCGCGCGGCCGGGAGGCGGAGGGCGGCGAGGGCCGCGAGCGGGGCTCAGTGTCCTACTGCCCGCTGCGCCAGGAATCCAGCAGCCAGCAGGTGGCGCTGCTGCGGCGCGCGGACAGCGGCTTCTGGGGCTGGCTCGGCCCGTTAGCGCTGCTCGGCGGCCTGGGGGCCCCCGCCGACAG GAAGCGGAGCCTCCCGGAGCCGCCGTGCGTGCTGGAGACTCGGCGCCGGCGTCCGCGCGCCGGGGGCTGTGCGCGCTGCGAGATCCTTTTCTGCAAGAAGTGCAGGAACCTGCACAGCCACCCGGCCTACGTGGCGCACTGCATCCTGGAGCACCGCGATCTGCGTGAGGCGCGGGctccggggggcgcggggggcgcggggggcgcgggggccggcgggggcccCTGA